A window of Christiangramia forsetii KT0803 contains these coding sequences:
- the topA gene encoding type I DNA topoisomerase has protein sequence MAKNLVIVESPAKAKTIEKFLGTDYKVASSFGHIADLPTKEIGVDTEGDFTPKYVVSKDKKDVVKKLKGLAKNAEMVWLASDEDREGEAIAWHLAEELKLTQEKTKRIVFHEITKSAILRAIENPRDIDYNLVNAQQARRVLDRLVGYELSPVLWRKVKGGLSAGRVQSVAVRLIVEREREIKDFDPQASYRIDAEFSTEDGKSFKAKIPKNFDTKEEAEKFLKDNIGANFKVADLTTKPAKKNPAPPFTTSTLQQEAARKLYFSVGKTMTLAQRLYEAGHITYMRTDSVNLSEDARKGAKEEILKAYGDKYSKTRQFKGKSKGAQEAHEAIRPTGFQKHSISGERDQQRLYDLIWKRAIASQMSDAQLERTNVRIEADKHDNHFTANGEVLKFDGFLKVYLEGSDEEDEEQSGMLPALKVQQPLNNEFITATERFTRPPYRYTEASLVKKLEELGIGRPSTYAPTISTVQSRNYIEKGSVDGTERDYVQFKLKNDKLSEKKLSETVGSDKGKLVPTATGMVVNDFLVNHFSNILDYNFTAKVEESFDNIAEGNKEWTAMMKEFYKDFHPHVQDVAKNADREVGERILGEDPESGKPVSVRLGKFGPMVQIGSVEDEEKPRFASLSPDQNMESLTYEEAMDLFQLPKKLGEYKGEAVEVNNGRYGPYVRFGKKFVSLEKGEDPLNVDFERAMELVKEKEKADAPIYEYKEMPVQKGVGRFGPYLKWNNMFINVNKKYDFDNLSNNDIEQLIEDKLQKERDKLIQHWEEEGIRVEKARWGRFNVIKGKTKVELPKTTKADELTLEEVQAIIEKNTKKKKPAKKKSTAKKKSAAKKTTSKKTAKKTTKKK, from the coding sequence ATGGCGAAGAATTTAGTGATTGTTGAGTCACCGGCGAAGGCTAAAACCATTGAAAAATTTCTTGGAACCGACTATAAAGTTGCTTCAAGTTTTGGGCATATTGCCGATTTACCCACTAAAGAAATCGGGGTAGACACAGAAGGGGACTTCACGCCTAAATATGTAGTTTCCAAAGATAAGAAGGATGTGGTCAAAAAGCTTAAAGGGCTTGCTAAGAATGCAGAAATGGTATGGCTGGCGAGTGATGAAGACCGTGAGGGAGAGGCTATTGCCTGGCATTTGGCCGAAGAATTAAAGTTAACACAAGAAAAGACCAAACGTATTGTATTTCACGAAATTACTAAGTCTGCAATACTTCGTGCAATAGAGAATCCGCGAGATATAGATTATAACCTTGTAAACGCACAGCAGGCAAGGCGGGTTCTTGATAGATTAGTAGGGTATGAACTTTCCCCGGTTCTCTGGAGAAAGGTGAAAGGCGGGCTTTCTGCAGGTCGGGTACAGTCTGTAGCCGTACGACTTATTGTAGAAAGAGAGCGTGAAATTAAAGATTTCGATCCCCAGGCTTCTTATAGGATCGATGCTGAATTCTCTACGGAAGATGGAAAATCTTTTAAAGCTAAAATTCCAAAGAATTTCGATACAAAGGAGGAAGCTGAAAAGTTTCTAAAAGATAATATTGGGGCTAATTTTAAAGTTGCCGATCTTACTACGAAACCGGCTAAGAAAAATCCGGCGCCTCCATTTACAACATCAACGCTTCAACAGGAAGCAGCGAGAAAATTATATTTTTCAGTAGGAAAGACCATGACCCTGGCGCAGCGTTTATATGAAGCTGGGCATATTACTTATATGAGGACAGATAGTGTGAATCTATCTGAAGATGCCAGAAAAGGAGCTAAAGAAGAAATTCTTAAAGCTTACGGAGATAAATATTCAAAAACACGTCAGTTTAAAGGTAAATCCAAAGGTGCCCAGGAAGCTCACGAGGCTATACGACCTACCGGATTTCAGAAGCATTCAATTTCAGGAGAACGTGATCAGCAGCGTTTATATGATTTAATTTGGAAGCGAGCGATCGCTTCTCAAATGAGTGATGCGCAACTGGAAAGAACTAATGTTAGAATTGAAGCGGATAAGCATGACAATCATTTTACAGCAAATGGTGAAGTCTTAAAATTTGATGGTTTCCTCAAGGTATATCTGGAAGGAAGCGATGAAGAAGACGAAGAGCAAAGCGGAATGTTGCCTGCTTTAAAAGTGCAACAGCCGCTTAATAACGAATTTATAACAGCTACAGAAAGGTTTACGAGACCACCGTATAGATATACTGAAGCCTCTTTAGTTAAGAAACTGGAAGAACTTGGTATTGGAAGACCTTCTACATATGCTCCAACAATTTCCACGGTTCAGAGTAGAAACTATATTGAAAAAGGTTCAGTAGATGGGACAGAAAGAGATTATGTTCAGTTTAAGCTGAAGAATGATAAGTTATCTGAGAAAAAATTAAGCGAAACCGTTGGTAGTGACAAGGGTAAGCTCGTTCCAACTGCAACAGGAATGGTGGTGAATGATTTTCTGGTAAATCATTTCTCTAATATTCTGGATTATAATTTCACGGCGAAAGTTGAAGAAAGCTTTGATAATATCGCTGAAGGAAATAAGGAATGGACGGCAATGATGAAGGAATTTTATAAAGATTTCCATCCTCATGTGCAGGACGTTGCTAAAAATGCAGATAGGGAAGTTGGGGAAAGAATTCTGGGGGAGGATCCTGAAAGTGGAAAACCGGTAAGTGTAAGATTAGGGAAATTTGGCCCGATGGTTCAAATTGGAAGTGTAGAAGATGAGGAAAAGCCGAGATTTGCCAGCCTGAGCCCAGATCAGAATATGGAAAGTCTAACCTATGAGGAAGCTATGGATTTATTCCAGCTTCCGAAGAAATTAGGGGAATATAAGGGGGAAGCTGTAGAGGTGAATAATGGCCGGTATGGTCCTTATGTAAGATTTGGAAAGAAATTTGTTTCTCTTGAAAAAGGAGAAGATCCTTTAAATGTTGATTTTGAAAGGGCGATGGAGTTGGTGAAGGAAAAAGAGAAGGCAGATGCCCCAATTTATGAGTATAAAGAAATGCCGGTCCAGAAAGGAGTAGGGAGATTTGGTCCTTATTTGAAATGGAATAATATGTTCATTAATGTGAACAAAAAGTATGATTTTGATAATCTATCAAATAATGATATTGAGCAGCTTATCGAGGATAAACTTCAGAAAGAACGTGATAAATTAATACAGCACTGGGAAGAAGAAGGGATTCGAGTAGAGAAAGCAAGATGGGGTAGATTCAACGTGATTAAAGGCAAAACAAAGGTAGAGTTGCCTAAAACTACAAAGGCCGATGAATTGACGCTGGAGGAAGTGCAGGCAATCATTGAAAAGAATACAAAGAAAAAGAAGCCGGCTAAGAAGAAAAGCACTGCTAAGAAAAAGAGTGCTGCAAAGAAAACCACCTCAAAGAAGACTGCTAAAAAAACTACCAAAAAGAAATAA
- a CDS encoding SDR family oxidoreductase, which yields MKKKVAVITGASSGIGKAIAEKLAEEKMIVVLASRNVEKLHEIQATLSSESMVLEMDVSSTESVTKGFSKIMEKYNRIDLLVNSAGIMPLTYLKNRHLDEWLSTIEVNVKGTLRCIYAALPGMKQRKDGHIVNIASVDGKEIFAGGAIYGASKAAVIELSRAMRMELSPEFNIRITAIEPGTVATSLREDITDEELLKDKNYGGNEAKLEPENIADAVFYAVSQPDSVNVNELLVKPTGKS from the coding sequence ATGAAAAAGAAGGTAGCGGTGATTACAGGAGCAAGTAGCGGTATTGGAAAAGCCATCGCTGAGAAGCTTGCTGAAGAGAAAATGATCGTGGTTTTGGCGAGCCGGAATGTCGAAAAGCTTCACGAAATACAGGCAACACTTTCTTCTGAAAGTATGGTTCTGGAAATGGATGTAAGCAGCACCGAAAGTGTCACCAAAGGATTTAGTAAGATCATGGAAAAATACAACAGAATAGATCTTCTGGTAAATTCTGCGGGGATTATGCCTCTTACTTATTTGAAAAATCGTCATCTGGACGAGTGGTTATCTACCATCGAGGTTAATGTAAAAGGTACACTACGCTGTATTTACGCTGCGCTTCCAGGAATGAAACAACGAAAAGATGGTCATATTGTAAATATTGCCTCTGTAGATGGAAAAGAAATATTCGCAGGTGGAGCGATATACGGAGCCTCCAAAGCTGCTGTAATCGAATTATCCAGGGCAATGAGAATGGAATTATCTCCGGAATTTAATATTAGAATTACCGCTATAGAACCTGGAACTGTGGCAACAAGTTTACGAGAAGATATCACCGATGAAGAATTATTGAAGGATAAAAATTATGGCGGTAATGAAGCGAAACTTGAACCGGAAAATATAGCAGACGCAGTTTTTTATGCGGTTTCTCAACCAGATTCTGTAAATGTAAACGAACTATTAGTTAAGCCAACAGGAAAATCCTGA
- a CDS encoding protein-disulfide reductase DsbD family protein, with product MLNNLLKKGLFFLVILTGFFGQAQIHDPVEWEAEVNKISEDEYELIMSAFIEDHWHLYSQHLPEGGALPTVFIYEEVGDKYELLGDTEESEPITEYDNVFEMDLSYFNNNAFFTQKIKLTDTSLGIINAKVEYQVCDDEACIFQTENFEFVINEEARGEVVTHENNSTKAIPENTGEVELANPDEKRSFWGIFIVAFLSGFAALLTPCVFPMIPMTVSFFTKQSKSRAAGIKNATFYGISIVVIYVLLGTLVTVIFGADALNALSTNVWFNTIFFVLLVIFAISFMGAFEIVLPSSWGTKIDSKADKGGLVGIFFMALALAIVSFSCTGPIVGTLLVEAASKGGIAPIIGMLGFSLAIALPFGLFAAFPGWLNSLPRSGGWLNTVKVTLGFLELALAFKFLSNADLVLQLHILEREIFLAIWIAIFGMLALYLFGKIQLPHDSKVEHISVGRLMTGLVVLIFTIYLIPGLWGAPLKLISGFPPPLQYSESPDGIGNSKVGTVFSEGEGLPDGAEYGPHDIVSFHDYEDGLAYAKEKDLPILVDFTGHACVNCRKMEERVWSEPQILQTLKEELVLISLYVDDKRKLPENEQYVSETTGKEIESIGNKWSDFQITRYKANAQPYYVLLDHEEEMLIAPSGYEPDADEYYSWLKKGIKNFNKDSSSSGQSLGGNSGDIFSKD from the coding sequence ATGTTAAATAATCTACTTAAAAAAGGACTTTTCTTTTTAGTAATACTCACCGGTTTCTTTGGTCAGGCCCAGATTCACGATCCTGTGGAGTGGGAGGCTGAAGTAAATAAGATTTCAGAAGACGAGTACGAACTTATCATGAGTGCTTTTATAGAAGATCACTGGCATTTATATTCTCAACATTTGCCAGAAGGAGGAGCTTTGCCAACAGTTTTTATCTACGAGGAGGTCGGGGATAAGTATGAGTTACTTGGAGACACAGAAGAAAGTGAACCTATCACAGAATATGATAACGTTTTTGAAATGGATCTTTCCTATTTTAATAACAATGCTTTTTTCACTCAGAAGATAAAGCTTACAGATACAAGTCTGGGAATCATTAATGCAAAGGTTGAATATCAGGTATGTGACGATGAAGCCTGTATTTTTCAGACGGAGAATTTTGAGTTTGTAATTAATGAAGAAGCTCGGGGTGAGGTAGTCACTCATGAAAATAATTCGACTAAAGCGATCCCTGAAAATACCGGCGAGGTTGAACTAGCCAATCCTGATGAGAAGCGCTCTTTCTGGGGAATATTTATAGTAGCCTTTCTTTCCGGTTTCGCGGCATTGTTAACTCCATGTGTTTTTCCCATGATTCCCATGACTGTAAGTTTCTTTACCAAACAAAGTAAATCCAGGGCTGCGGGGATAAAAAATGCTACTTTCTACGGAATTTCCATCGTAGTAATCTATGTTTTACTGGGAACACTGGTGACCGTTATTTTTGGTGCAGATGCATTAAATGCACTCTCAACAAATGTCTGGTTCAATACAATATTCTTTGTGCTTCTAGTCATATTCGCAATATCGTTCATGGGGGCATTTGAAATTGTTTTACCTAGTAGCTGGGGGACAAAGATCGATTCAAAGGCAGATAAGGGAGGTCTAGTAGGAATATTTTTTATGGCTCTTGCACTGGCAATAGTTTCATTTTCATGCACTGGACCTATCGTAGGAACTTTACTGGTGGAAGCTGCTTCAAAAGGAGGAATCGCACCAATTATAGGAATGTTGGGCTTTTCCCTGGCAATCGCCCTTCCTTTTGGACTTTTCGCGGCCTTCCCGGGCTGGTTAAATTCTTTACCACGATCTGGTGGCTGGTTAAATACGGTAAAAGTTACACTTGGATTCCTGGAACTGGCCCTGGCATTTAAATTCTTATCTAATGCAGATCTTGTTTTACAGCTCCATATTTTAGAAAGAGAAATATTTCTTGCCATCTGGATCGCAATATTCGGGATGCTGGCACTTTATTTATTCGGAAAAATTCAATTGCCACACGATTCAAAAGTAGAACATATTTCAGTGGGTAGATTAATGACAGGCTTGGTGGTATTGATTTTTACAATCTACCTGATTCCAGGTTTATGGGGTGCTCCCTTAAAATTGATTAGCGGATTTCCACCACCACTTCAATACAGCGAATCACCTGATGGTATAGGGAATTCAAAAGTAGGAACTGTATTTTCGGAGGGCGAAGGTTTGCCTGATGGAGCCGAATATGGCCCTCACGACATCGTATCTTTTCATGATTATGAAGATGGTTTGGCTTATGCTAAAGAAAAAGACCTACCGATTTTGGTCGATTTTACAGGCCATGCCTGTGTGAATTGTAGAAAAATGGAAGAACGTGTTTGGAGCGAGCCCCAGATATTGCAAACTCTAAAGGAGGAACTAGTATTGATTTCTTTGTATGTGGACGATAAAAGAAAATTACCGGAAAATGAACAATATGTGTCTGAGACCACCGGAAAGGAAATTGAGAGTATAGGTAATAAATGGAGTGATTTTCAAATCACTCGATACAAGGCGAATGCGCAACCTTATTATGTGCTTTTAGACCATGAGGAAGAAATGCTAATTGCCCCTTCAGGCTATGAACCAGATGCCGATGAGTATTATAGCTGGTTAAAAAAGGGAATTAAAAACTTCAATAAAGATAGTTCTTCTTCGGGGCAGAGTCTCGGTGGAAATTCCGGGGATATTTTTAGCAAGGATTAA
- a CDS encoding DUF58 domain-containing protein, translated as MKIEKELHETGGFLNLDLLAKQVVEGYISGIHKSPFHGFSAEFAEHKIYNNGESTRHIDWKLFAKTDKLYTRRYEEETNLRCHLILDNSASMHYPSVKEQSLTSLNKIGFSVLASACLMEILKRQRDAVGVSVYSDEFEFYAPEKSSERHHHMLLNKLDETLLANGRRTNTDTYTYLHQIAEKLRRRSLIFLFTDMFQADADEEKLFEALRHLKYNRHEVVLFHVMDEKRELNFNFENTPRRFTDVETGAEVDLYSDNIRENYKKAVQKYLSDLKMQCAKYRIKYVEADINKNFDNIMTAYLLEKQKFG; from the coding sequence ATGAAAATAGAAAAAGAACTTCACGAAACTGGCGGATTTCTAAACCTCGACCTCCTGGCGAAACAGGTGGTGGAAGGTTATATATCTGGGATTCATAAGAGTCCGTTTCATGGTTTTTCTGCGGAATTTGCCGAACATAAGATCTATAATAACGGTGAAAGCACCAGGCATATTGACTGGAAGCTGTTTGCCAAGACCGATAAACTCTATACGAGACGCTACGAAGAAGAAACCAATTTAAGGTGTCACCTTATTCTGGATAATTCGGCTTCGATGCATTATCCGTCGGTTAAGGAACAGAGTCTGACATCACTAAATAAAATAGGATTTTCAGTATTGGCGTCGGCTTGTCTTATGGAGATATTAAAGCGACAGAGAGACGCGGTGGGCGTAAGTGTATATAGTGATGAATTTGAATTTTACGCGCCAGAGAAGTCCAGTGAGCGGCATCATCATATGCTTTTAAATAAGCTAGATGAGACACTATTGGCTAATGGTCGAAGAACTAATACCGATACTTATACTTATTTACATCAGATCGCCGAAAAATTAAGGAGACGTTCCCTAATATTTCTTTTTACCGATATGTTCCAGGCCGATGCCGATGAGGAGAAACTTTTTGAAGCTCTGCGACACTTAAAATATAACCGGCATGAAGTGGTTTTGTTTCATGTGATGGATGAAAAAAGAGAACTGAATTTCAATTTCGAAAATACTCCGCGAAGATTTACCGATGTGGAAACCGGTGCTGAGGTGGATCTATATTCAGATAATATCAGGGAAAATTATAAAAAAGCGGTTCAAAAATATCTTTCCGATCTAAAAATGCAATGCGCTAAATACCGTATAAAGTATGTCGAGGCAGATATCAATAAAAATTTTGATAATATTATGACGGCTTATTTACTTGAAAAACAAAAGTTTGGATAG
- the trxA gene encoding thioredoxin, protein MKNNIIMAVEITDANFEEQVLKSDKPVVVDFWAAWCGPCRMVGPIIDEISTEYEGKAVVGKLDVDANQEFAAKYGVRNIPTVLVFQNGEVVGRQVGVAPKQTYADAIDQLL, encoded by the coding sequence ATAAAAAATAACATAATTATGGCTGTTGAAATAACTGACGCAAATTTTGAAGAACAGGTACTTAAAAGTGATAAGCCTGTAGTGGTAGATTTTTGGGCTGCTTGGTGCGGACCTTGTAGAATGGTTGGACCAATTATTGACGAAATTAGTACGGAATATGAAGGGAAAGCTGTTGTTGGGAAATTAGACGTTGATGCAAACCAGGAATTTGCTGCTAAATACGGTGTTAGAAATATCCCTACGGTACTTGTTTTTCAAAACGGAGAAGTAGTAGGACGTCAGGTTGGAGTAGCTCCAAAACAAACCTATGCTGATGCAATTGATCAGTTATTGTAA
- a CDS encoding DJ-1/PfpI family protein, with the protein MKNTGFLIIFIFTTFLTGCNSDKSNSSDQQISNNEVKLDTLTKHLKPFKENLPSIGLIMYNGVLQSEVIATSDVFSKPSQEGEQLFNVITIAETENPITTEEGIRILPDYTFENCPKLEALFVPSAYDMYAQVHNEKIVNFIKEKNKETKYTVSNCAGAQLIGEAGIARGHKIVTWIGGGEQLQKDYPELKVQNDSLVTYIKDGKFLSSNGNLASYISALNLVEIMTSAKHRKFVESYLYLDRLQNWKE; encoded by the coding sequence ATGAAAAATACAGGTTTTTTAATAATCTTCATATTTACCACATTTCTGACTGGCTGTAATTCCGACAAATCAAATTCTTCAGATCAGCAAATCAGCAATAATGAAGTAAAATTAGATACTCTTACAAAACATTTAAAGCCATTTAAAGAGAATTTACCAAGTATAGGACTTATAATGTACAATGGGGTTCTACAAAGCGAAGTGATTGCCACTTCTGACGTTTTTTCCAAACCATCACAGGAAGGAGAACAGCTTTTTAACGTAATAACAATAGCCGAAACTGAAAACCCTATAACAACAGAAGAAGGAATAAGGATTCTGCCCGATTATACTTTTGAAAACTGCCCTAAACTGGAAGCTCTTTTTGTTCCCAGCGCTTATGACATGTATGCACAGGTTCACAACGAGAAAATCGTGAATTTTATAAAAGAAAAGAATAAAGAAACTAAATATACGGTTAGCAATTGTGCCGGTGCTCAGTTAATTGGAGAAGCAGGAATTGCCAGGGGGCATAAAATTGTCACATGGATTGGCGGTGGAGAACAACTTCAAAAAGATTATCCTGAATTAAAAGTCCAGAACGATAGTTTAGTCACTTATATAAAAGATGGTAAGTTCCTATCTTCAAATGGAAATTTAGCTAGTTATATTTCAGCATTGAATTTAGTGGAGATAATGACCAGCGCTAAACATAGGAAATTTGTAGAATCTTATTTATATCTGGATAGATTACAAAACTGGAAGGAATAA